CCTGCTTCCTATTTCAAGGATTTGCGCAAGTAAGATATCTGGGCATGTGGATCGGCCCCGCTGCCCGCATTGAGATGCAGTAGTTCGTGCCTCTTCTGTCAGTTCTTTGTTTATGTAACCCTAAACTAGCATTTTGCATTAATGCACTATCTCTATCTGTGTTCGTATGTAAAACTCTTATCAGTTTATCTATGTTTCTTATgaccatatatatatcatcttGGATCATCTTTGTTGTGTTGATTTGTTTCCTGTCTATGCTTTATGTACGTATCTCCGTTTTGATCTTCTCTATCGATGCGGAAACGGAATTGTTATCACAAGTTAACCAGACTATTGGTAGAGGATAGTTGAACACTCGCAAGCTTAGTCAGGAGGGAAATCTTACCAAGTGACTAAGGAACGGACCACTGGAGACTCTTTACCCTGAATTCAAACTTGAGCAACTTCCCTAAAGCAGCACCAATGATCGGACATGGCCTCTATttaacttcttttctttcttttttctttaaaattttgcGAGTTAATCATGGGTTCTCATGTTGTCCCTAACCAAGTAACCATATTTGtagtttctcaaaaaaaaaaaacgtaacCATATTTGTGTTCACTCTAGATGATGTCCCTGTATAACTTTCTATGCCATCGTTCTTGATGGTCAGCGGATACAGTTTTGCCAGGGTTCCATCCCATCGTAATCACTGAATAATACATCGCTCCAATTTAGTGATTTCAGCATATTTGCCCCTGCTTCCAGATTAGGAGCATGGGATATGGTTAGCAAGATCCTCAAAGTACAGATTGAGAAGCCCACAAAATGGGAAGAATTTCTGGAGTTTTATTGATCCATCTCAGTGCAAAAAGGAGTACATGTATTAGTAAATCAAAATCCAGACAAAATTTGACCTCAACTGCCTCTCTCCAGCCAAAGACCGCCCCAATACAAGACCATACTCTTAACTTTTGAATAGATATCGTATGAGTGAGACCGAGCTCAAAACATTACTATgaacaaaagttacaaaacGCAAGAAGAAAGATTGGTCACCAGTCTTGCCTTTCTACGAACCTTGATTCCTTGAATGAGAAACACGAGGTAACGCACAAACCAACATAACAAGAACTGagctcatcttcttctcttccccCTGCCTTTTCCTAATTGCCCAGATTTCATAGCATGTTCTTGCTCTTGAAGGAAAAGTCGTGCTTTTCCATATTTCTCAgctctttcttcttccatcAAAGCCTTATCCCTCGATTTCACCTCCTGTAAGAAATAATTATCTTTTCGCAGTTCACGAACAGCACCTTTAGCTTCTTGTGTCAAACGCTTCTTCAACTTCTTTCTTTCAACTCGTTCACGATCTGGATCGTAGTCTCTGCCCTTGACAAAGCTGCAGGGAACAACAAAGCATCCAATGGTCAGCATAGTTATTCAGAGATAACTGTTAAACAAAATAGAAAGACACTTGAGggaaaagttttttttttttttaaattacttcTCCTCAAATTTTGGATTGAGCATTTTGATAGCCACTGGCTTTTGCTTCCGCATCTGAAGTGGTTGCCGCTGCATGCAGTGTTTATCTGCTTTTGTCTTAATCAGCAGACCAACCTCTTTAAATTTTTCAGTTAATGCACTTGGCATATTTTCTTGTTCCGATAATTCAAGCACCAATGTTGAAATCGGCAAAAATATTTCGGGGAAAGAGCTGAACCCTTCGTAACAACTGACATATCCACGTAGAGTTTCAATCACAGTAACCAGCATACTGGACCTGAAAGTTTTAgattaaacataaaaaaattgcacatgaaaattcaaaacaaaaataatatacCTGACCATATCCCTAGACCAAGTAACTGGGCATAAATTTTTATACAACACTACAGAATTGGCAGTCCTTTAGTTTATAATGCAATCATTAGATGGTGGCATCGATTAAAATGACGTGATTTGAGGGTTCATTTTATGAGCACCGCGTCTCAGCCTAATGCAACAAGTGGACGCTTATTGTCATAATGCATTACCGAGTACTGACAGACTCCAAACCTGAAATTATTGGAGGTGAAGAATGATGAGTCTTCTGGCAGGTCCATAAttgtgagaaaattaagtggaTCAATCTGATCTATAGATTCATGTATGTGTAGAAGGGGTCTGGGTGCTTTTAATTCCATAAGATGATCGATCTGCCAAAATATAAAGAGTATGGTCAATGTACCTAGCAACCATTAATCCACAAGGCATTGTCTAATAAAACTAATTTGAAGCATGTTCTTACATCAGAAGCTTGATTACACTTTGGCTTTCTTTCTTTGGCCGCCATTAACAATGTTTGAAGAAATGTGACTGCTTCAGGACAGAACTTCTGAGATTGTTTAGTGATCtacaattataaaattaacTAGTTAACTACCTGGTAAAATAATTACAGCAGAGGTAAGGAAACACAGAGACATGAAAAAGTTCAAAACAATAGAAAGTGACAGCTTTagattaatattattttattcaCATAGTAGTCACTCAATCAGCTTGTATCACGTGTTCAAACATCAGGATTAGGAACATGTAAGAAAGACAAATGAGACTGCCCATGTGACACAAAATTATGTGAATTCAGCCTCACTTGAAGAACATCAGgtattagaaaagaaaaagatgttATTGTAGATATACTTACAGAGAGAAGCAGAGAGCATAAGAATGAGCCAACTGCAACATCACGACCAGACAAGATGGGACAACGCGTCAGATATTCACACATCAAAAATATTGCTGGAGTCATGACCACATGACGAAAGTCTGAACATGGAAATATCAGGGACCAAAGCCTCAGGAGAAATAGTGTCTTTGAAGTAGGCCAACAACTCCTTTCTGCTTACACGAAACAAGAGTGAATGAGTTAGCATAGTTTAGCACAACCAAGTTCAAACTTTgtacaaaaaataaagataCCATTACATTGTTGATTACCTGGGTTCTTCACAGTCTCACAAAATCTTGTTCTAGTGCGCAGGATCCTCTCACGAGCACAGATTGAAGCAAAATATGGAGTCTCCATGCTCATTTCCATCAAGGGCTTTACCAACAAATTCAGTAACTCCAAATTCAGCGGTTTTTTATTTGCCAAGGTGGCAAaatattgcaaaagtaaaccaTAAAATACCTGGAAAATGAAATGACTAAGAATGAGTATCATAATTCAATCCTTTTTGGAAAGAccaagtttcaatctttctaccaaaatagaaaatgagatgcAATCTCAACAGATGAAGTATATCTCAAGTCACTTCACTTCTGCCTACAGAAGCTAAATTCAAGTCTGAGCTAATTAACTGGAAAGCAATACTGAATAACACATGTATCACACAAAAGGCAGTCAAAGATTCACTCAAACAACATAGAAGCAGCAAAAGTTCATACTTgcattttcttcttattttctGCTGCAAGCTTGATTGCATTGCTTGCCCGGATTCGATGGATTATCAAGGCGATGTCAGCATTACAAAGATCATCCAATAATGCATTCAACTCTTCCATGCTTGTTGGAGCTTCAATTATGTAAGGGAGGTCTGACTCAGTTGAAGATTGTTTATTGGTTGGCAATTTTTTGTCGTCCAACGACTTACCATCACTTTTACTAGCTTGTACAGCATCATTTCTTTTCAACTTCTTAAGATCTCTTTGGTCCACCTCTTTTTgataaccatcatcatcatttccGTGTTCGTCagagtcttcttcttcatcatctaagTCTATTTCAAGATTATCATCATCACTCTGTTCCCATTCCTTATTCAATAGATCTTTTTCCCCTTCACAATCATCTTCATCAGATCCCTCAACACCACCGTTTTCAGAACCTTCTGAACCCTCAGAAGAATCAGAATCATCTCCTTCACTCTCAGACGCACTAGCATCTTTTCGTTCGAGAATCTCATCAACCCAACCCTTTTTAGCCCTTGGTTCTTCTTCAAGTGAGAAGGAATCACCAAGATCATCTCCAGATATGGATCTTGGCCTCTGGGTAGATGGTTTATCAGCATCCTCATTGTCATCATCACTATAGTCATCGGTGGGATGCATCCTTTTCTGTCTCTCTTCCTGAATTGTGAAACTTGTCAGAAATTTAGTAAACTAATTGATAAATAAACCAAATTGCAACTAAATATGGCTTCATTTAAAGTTTAATCATATAGCTTATTCATTTATGAATCTCTATAGCTCATTAGAACATCGATGACTTTTCTTAGTGCACCAATTTAAGCATACAGCACTTGCAAACatcaatttaaaatttagcaATCCAGATTCTAATACCACTAATACATAGCTGCAAGACAAAGGGAATTTCGTGTTTGATGGGTCAAGCAATGGTAATATACTAATAACAAGCATCTACATAAAATTTGTATTCAAGCTCACGTATGTCTGAACGAGATACCTCCAATCGTTCGAGTTCCTCCCTCTCTTCTTGTGCTATCTCTTCAGGCGTCTTTGTCCTATTTGAGGGTTGAGCACGCCTTTCCATTGCCAATTCTCTTTCAAGTTTATCATAAGCGTCAGATTTCTCCTGACAAAAACAGGAAACCCAAGTCTCAATGTCATGCAAGTATTTTAATAACAGTTCACaaagagtaaaaaaaaaattctaaaaataaaataaacttgAAATCTCTATTGAAAATAGCATACCTGCTCAGAAGTTCTAAAGATCTGAGTAGCAGAAACGTCATTCTTAATGCTCTTGTTTGTAAGAGCTTTCGAAGCAATTACAGAGGTAAATTTTTTGTCCAATTCTTCCATCAAATCTTTGTTTTCATCCTTCTCCTTCGACTTCTCAAACTGGGAATAGACGAGAAGAATGAGGAATCCATAACAGAAGAAAGAGAGTTAGGAAATTGATGTATCCACTATCACAAACCATTTCAATCACATATATAGAAGTAAGAATTCCCCACCTTATAATTTTTGGACTTCAAGATCATCTCAGCATATCTTTCCTTGTCACTTTTATGCCTctgttacaaaaaaaaacatgagaaaCCATCAACAATAGAACCCATCCACATTTTGATGGCACTAATATTTCTACCTGAAATCTACTAAAAACGAAAACTACTTTGCTGACAAATTAACCTAAAAATTTATTTCACTATAATGGAAACTTAGGTGAGATATCAAAACGAATCACACACATTTTCATTTCCATCACTTAGATCCTCGTCGTTATCATCAGACTTCAATTGATAACCTTCTGcagagttgaaaaaaaaaaacaagtaatgttaatagcatatatatatcatactaATAACCAAACCATAAACAGCTTTGAAACCCCAGCTAGCCATCGCAAACTATCATCATATACAAAAAACAATCATCAAACTTATCCTTACTTTTCTTAGCTTCTCccccatcatcatcatcctcaggGGGCACATCATCCTCAAAATCATCCCTCTGAGACAATGCCCCTAGGCTCTGAAGCTCAAACTCCTCCTCTTCCCCGTCCGATAAGTTATACTTGCTTTTCTTGCTCTGCTTCACCTATCGAAAAATGCGCAACGAAATCAGCACCAATCAATTAAGATCAAACAATAAGCATCCACATGACCTGTAACTaacaaaatcagaatcaaaactCACTTGACGCTCGCGCTGCGTACGCCGAATGGCCTTATCAAACTCATCAAGCTCATCATTCTCCTCTCCAATACGCTTATCCAAGAACACCGAGGACTTACCGCTCTTCTCGTACTCCTTCAACAGCGTCTTCTTCCTCTGTTTCAACACAAAACCAGATCAAATTCAAAGCTCTTGGATGAAATGTAGGGATATGAAGAAGAGTAGTAGGAGTTACCTTTTCGATGGCCTCAGAGCGAGCGCGGCCGACACGGCGCTCTTCGCCTTTGCGCTTTTTTCCGAGGATGTCGAATTTCCGCCGGGACCAAATGGTCTCGAAGGGGTTGGGCTTCGGCGGCTGGGCCTTCATAGCGACAGCCTTGGGTCCTAGTttacttttcttcttcttcttcgtggtggtggtggtggtggtgtcgTCGGAGCGAGTGAGCTTTGGTAATTTGCCGACGAAGGGGTTGGGTTGCTGGGAGTGGTGCTTCATGGCTGCGCTTTGCGTGCCGGACTTGGTCTTCGCCATGGCAAAATGGAGGTGGGTGGTGGTGGCCGTTGATACGgtttatagatgatgaagaaaagggattagggttttgcAGAGAGCTTTCATTTTTGGGAGTTGGGTCGGATCTTATTCGGGTTTGGTTTGAGCCCACCTCTCACTTTTAAATCCCACTTTTCAATACAGAAATTAGATGCAAGGaggaaaaaaatttcaatgttCCCAAGAACTGTTAATGTCCGGTCATCTTcatttgttatattttgacatatAGATTTATTAtactaaaatataattttatatatttttattatttataaaatgacattcatgactattgatgattttgaattaGAATTTATGGTTTAAAGTTTAGGGTATAGGGTTTTAGAGTAtatggtttagggttttagagtttGAGGAAATAGAGTATAAGATGCatggttttagaaagaaactcaaaataatctttgataaaatatcttaaatatgatttttttaattaaatcatAAGTGTTAAATGATGATTAAAATATAATACCACTAGGTATTAATACGTGGTTTTcggaaaaattgaaaaattccACCGAAGGGAGGTGGTACCTAAGTTTTTGATGATCCAAGAATTTGGCCCAACCTATTGAAAGTTTTTACAAGCACCTGTCAATAGTAACTAAAATATTAATAGTTATGAAGAAAAACTGTAAAAGATTAACTTGTCGTTATCAGTGAGTTGTGTTATATATCACTCAACTGATGAGAGTAGGTCACattaaaaacctaaaaaccTCACGAAATGTAAATGAATCGTGAGATGATATATTGTTGTGAAGTGGGGAGAATCAGAAGacaagaagtcgaaaacactattcttttttctttttcttttttgatataAGAAGAAGCAAACACTATATGACACTAATGTGTGTCCCAGAATTATATACTTAGGGTACAGGCTATGTGTTAGTGCCATATGCCATGTGCGATGTGCCTTTAAACATTGAACAACTAGGGTACAGCATCTAGGGAAGATCATAACCAAGGGGGTCCTATTGTCTATTAAAGCAAATAACAGTCACCACTGGCCTCAATAATGGCATGACATGAGTAACACTTTTCCCTTCACACCTTATAATTCACTGATGAATATGCTTTGTAATTTACACAACCAATTAGACTATCATACAGACACTTGATCATACATGTATTCCTGCTCGATTAGTGATACTTTTACTAAGCCAGGAGCCAGAAATCCTTCTGCCGCTTTGTAGTGATCAAGTACCCTCCGACCTTCTTGCTTTTCCTCCTCACAGCAATTGCCATGCAACTGGCATTCTGTATACAGTACTCCACCACCCCACCACCGCCACCCACGCGGCTGCTCCCCGCCCACATCATCAGCAGCCGCCACGTCGTAGACCTCTTCTTCTGCCCCAGAACCAGCAGTGCCACCCCTTGCTTTTTGGCCTCTTCCACTATTGTTGGTCCTTTCTCCTTTTTCCCTAATTCCACCACTGCAACCTCAGTTTGTACCTGTCACCAACACTAATCATCatcacaaattcacaaaatAAAAGCAATGACATGAAGTTACTACTGCCTTTTTCCATGataccatatatataatcatcattAATCACCTTGTAAAAATGATCTCAACATTGTGTATAGTGAATACACAAGACTAAACTGGAAATTATCATAAAGGCAAGGAGTTCTATATGCCAATTAAGGTACCCTACGTTATACATGTCAATGATGTCCTCAACCACCCCTTTAAGAAATTAGTAGTATTCTGATGAAAGAAGCTATATGCTGTTATACTCTGCATACAAAGATAGATATGGATTGCTTGCCCAGAAGAAATGTACATAAATTGCACAAGGAAAGAAGAACTGCACGTAGTTCATCTTTGCTTGAGGTGGTAAATAATAAGCTTTCAGGTCAAAGATGGTGTGCATGGTAACAAAATTTGAAACTGGTCCAAATTGCAGTTTATGAGCTCAATATACAGTTATACAAACCTCAGGTCTCTTCAACTGGCACATATTTCTCAGAGAATGAACAAGCTCATAAGCCCTTGGAGCTATAATATCCTCACCTTTAATAATAACAAATGATCAAATTCAACCACCAGTTTTCCAAACTCAAACAACATTAGGATACGAAAAATTAAActtaataaaatttctcaaaccTTGTTTTGAAGTTGAAGGTTTGGTCACATGTAGCAGTACAAGCTTGTCCTGGTTCTGAACAGTGTGAGAAAGTGCCCATTGCAAAGCTCCCTTGGCTTCAATGCTTGAATCAACCACAATCATGATCTTCCTGGCAAAGACCATCCCTGATTTTTTAGC
This is a stretch of genomic DNA from Argentina anserina chromosome 4, drPotAnse1.1, whole genome shotgun sequence. It encodes these proteins:
- the LOC126791543 gene encoding uncharacterized protein LOC126791543, whose product is MGKIGTKLPSFCLNRIRPHVRIRSPPIQSKPHAADITKNGGTVESSVNGGLEQKAKDGDGAKKSGMVFARKIMIVVDSSIEAKGALQWALSHTVQNQDKLVLLHVTKPSTSKQGEDIIAPRAYELVHSLRNMCQLKRPEVQTEVAVVELGKKEKGPTIVEEAKKQGVALLVLGQKKRSTTWRLLMMWAGSSRVGGGGGVVEYCIQNASCMAIAVRRKSKKVGGYLITTKRQKDFWLLA
- the LOC126790198 gene encoding uncharacterized protein LOC126790198 → MAKTKSGTQSAAMKHHSQQPNPFVGKLPKLTRSDDTTTTTTTKKKKKSKLGPKAVAMKAQPPKPNPFETIWSRRKFDILGKKRKGEERRVGRARSEAIEKRKKTLLKEYEKSGKSSVFLDKRIGEENDELDEFDKAIRRTQRERQVKQSKKSKYNLSDGEEEEFELQSLGALSQRDDFEDDVPPEDDDDGGEAKKKGYQLKSDDNDEDLSDGNENRHKSDKERYAEMILKSKNYKFEKSKEKDENKDLMEELDKKFTSVIASKALTNKSIKNDVSATQIFRTSEQEKSDAYDKLERELAMERRAQPSNRTKTPEEIAQEEREELERLEEERQKRMHPTDDYSDDDNEDADKPSTQRPRSISGDDLGDSFSLEEEPRAKKGWVDEILERKDASASESEGDDSDSSEGSEGSENGGVEGSDEDDCEGEKDLLNKEWEQSDDDNLEIDLDDEEEDSDEHGNDDDGYQKEVDQRDLKKLKRNDAVQASKSDGKSLDDKKLPTNKQSSTESDLPYIIEAPTSMEELNALLDDLCNADIALIIHRIRASNAIKLAAENKKKMQVFYGLLLQYFATLANKKPLNLELLNLLVKPLMEMSMETPYFASICARERILRTRTRFCETVKNPERSCWPTSKTLFLLRLWSLIFPCSDFRHVVMTPAIFLMCEYLTRCPILSGRDVAVGSFLCSLLLSITKQSQKFCPEAVTFLQTLLMAAKERKPKCNQASDIDHLMELKAPRPLLHIHESIDQIDPLNFLTIMDLPEDSSFFTSNNFRSSMLVTVIETLRGYVSCYEGFSSFPEIFLPISTLVLELSEQENMPSALTEKFKEVGLLIKTKADKHCMQRQPLQMRKQKPVAIKMLNPKFEENFVKGRDYDPDRERVERKKLKKRLTQEAKGAVRELRKDNYFLQEVKSRDKALMEEERAEKYGKARLFLQEQEHAMKSGQLGKGRGKRRR